In one window of Macadamia integrifolia cultivar HAES 741 chromosome 2, SCU_Mint_v3, whole genome shotgun sequence DNA:
- the LOC122063951 gene encoding alternative NAD(P)H-ubiquinone oxidoreductase C1, chloroplastic/mitochondrial-like, which yields MGLYDWNRNIEFILRICVATVHACCCFGNVIIASFFLPYLKYNVAGGSKCWAKLPSPSRRYASNLMLFKRFPRKGFSYVASGTTGRTEGIGIVQTSEGETAMPSYKWPDKQVSWTTFNAPSDVMSFTWADRLVLALGTEAKLDIFPGAAEFALPFSTLEDACKVDNQLRKLERAKFGKDSSPIRVAIVGCGYSGVELAATLSERLQDNGIVQAINVNTTICPTAPPGNREAALKVLSSRNVQLFLGYFVHCIRKAGKFEDSEKQAAVGGDKDIGAEQDHNKDSDKFVLELQPAEKGLQSQVLEANIVLWTVGNKPVVPPLEPCDRPHLFPISGRGQAETDETLRVKGHPCIFAVGDSTALRDASGRLLPATAQVAFQQADYAGWNIWAAINERPLLPFRFEC from the exons ATGGGACTATATGATTGGAATAGAAATATTGAGTTTATCTTGCGAATTTGTGTGGCTACTGTGCATGCTTGCTGTTGTTTTGGCAATGTGATCATAGCAAGCTTCTTCCTTCCTTATTTGAAATACAATGTGGCAGGAGGATCAAAATGTTGGGCTAAATTACCTAGTCCTTCTAGAAGATATGCATCCAATCTAATGTTATTTAAAAGATTTCCAAGGAAAGGGTTCTCCTATGTTGCATCAGGCACAACTGGGAGAACTGAAGGCATTGGCATTGTTCAAACATCTGAAGGAGAAACAGCAATGCCGTCATACAAGTGGCCAGATAAGCAG GTATCGTGGACCACCTTTAATGCCCCATCTGATGTTATGTCTTTCACTTGGGCAGACAGGTTGGTTCTTGCTTTGGGAACTGAAGCTAAACTTGATATTTTTCCCGGTGCTGCAGAGTTTGCCTTGCCCTTCTCCACCTTGGAGGATGCATGT AAGGTTGACAACCAGTTAAGAAAATTAGAGAGAGCGAAGTTTGGCAAAGATTCATCTCCAATTCGTGTGGCTATTGTTGGTTGTGGATACAGTGGAGTTGAGTTGGCTGCCACACTATCAGAGCGGCTGCAAGATAATGGAATAGTTCAAGCTATTAATGTCAACACAACAATCTGCCCAACAGCCCCACCTGGAAATAGGGAAGCTGCACTTAAA GTTCTATCATCCAGGAATGTTCAGCTATTCTTGGGCTATTTTGTCCACTGCATAAGAAAAGCTGGCAAATTTGAAGATTCAGAGAAGCAGGCAGCAGTTGGAGGGGATAAGGACATTGGAGCAGAACAAGATCATAATAAAGATAGTGATAAATTTGTTCTAGAACTTCAACCAGCAGAAAAAGGTTTACAAAGTCAGGTTCTCGAGGCTAATATAGTTCTATGGACAGTTGGAAATAAACCTGTTGTTCCTCCACTAGAACCATGTGATCGGCCCCATTTATTCCCTATTAGTGGAAGGGGCCAAGCAGAAACAGATGAAACTCTGCGGGTCAAAGGGCACCCATGTATATTTGCGGTTGGTGACTCTACTGCTTTAAGAGATGCTTCTGGAAGGCTTCTTCCAGCCACTGCTCAG GTTGCTTTTCAGCAAGCAGACTATGCTGGTTGGAATATTTGGGCAGCAATCAATGAGCGGCCTCTGTTACCATTCAGGTTTGAATGTTGA